The DNA region GAAGAACCTTACCAAGGCTTGACATATACCGGAAACATCCAGAGATGGGTGCCCCCTTGTGGTCGGTATACAGGTGGTGCATGGCTGTCGTCAGCTCGTGTCGTGAGATGTTGGGTTAAGTCCCGCAACGAGCGCAACCCTTGTCCTGTGTTGCCAGCATGCCCTTCGGGGTGATGGGGACTCACAGGAGACCGCCGGGGTCAACTCGGAGGAAGGTGGGGACGACGTCAAGTCATCATGCCCCTTATGTCTTGGGCTGCACACGTGCTACAATGGCCGGTACAAAGAGCTGCGATGCCGTGAGGCGGAGCGAATCTCAAAAAGCCGGTCTCAGTTCGGATTGGGGTCTGCAACTCGACCCCATGAAGTCGGAGTTGCTAGTAATCGCAGATCAGCATTGCTGCGGTGAATACGTTCCCGGGCCTTGTACACACCGCCCGTCACGTCACGAAAGTCGGTAACACCCGAAGCCGGTGGCCCAACCCCTTGTGGGAGGGAGCTGTCGAAGGTGGGACTGGCGATTGGGACGAAGTCGTAACAAGGTAGCCGTACCGGAAGGTGCGGCTGGATCACCTCCTTTCTAAGGAGCACAGTACCGATTGCGAGCAAACGTCTCGCACGGTCAGCTCATGGGTGGAACGTTGATTAGTTGGCGTGAGTGGCCTGATGGTCTTCCTAGTACTGCTTCGGCGTGGAACGGAACGGCACGGACGGTGCTCACGCTTGGCACGTTGTTGGGTATCTGAGGGTACGGCCGAAAGGTCTTGCCTTCGCGATGCCGGCCCCAGTGAACTCGCCACGTAGTGGTGGGGTGATGGGTGGCTGGTCGTTGCTTGAGAACTACACAGTGGACGCGAGCATCTGTGGCCAAGTTTTTAAGGGCGCACGGTGGATGCCTTGGCACCAGGAACCGATGAAGGACGTGGGAGGCCACGATAGTCCCCGGGGAGCCGTCAACCAGGCTTTGATCCGGGGGTTTCCGAATGGGGAAACCCGGCAGTCGTCATGGGCTGTCACCCATGCCTGAACACATAGGGCATGTGGAGGGAACGAGGGGAAGTGAAACATCTCAGTACCCTCAGGAAGAGAAAACAACCGTGATTCCGGGAGTAGTGGCGAGCGAAACCGGATGAGGCCAAACCGTATGCGTGTGAGACCCGGCAGGGGTTGCGCATGCGGGGTTGTGGGATCTCTCTTCTGTCGTCTGCCGGCGACAGGACGAGTCAGAAACCGTTGATGTAGTCGAAGGACATGCGAAAGGTCCGGCGTAGAGGGTAAGACCCCCGTAGACGAAACATTAGCGGCTCGTTTGAGAGACACCCAAGTAGCACGGGGCCCGAGAAATCCCGTGTGAATCTGGCGGGACCACCCGCTAAGCCTAAATATTCCCTGGTGACCGATAGCGGATAGTACCGTGAGGGAATGGTGAAAAGTACCGCGGGAGCGGAGTGAAATAGTACCTGAAACCGTGTGCCTACAAGCCGTGGGAGCGTCGGATACAAGCTTGCTTGTATCTCGTGACTGCGTGCCTTTTGAAGAATGAGCCTGCGAGTTTGCGGTGTGTTGCGAGGTTAACCCGTGTGGGGAAGCCGTAGCGAAAGCGAGTCCGAACAGGGCGATTCAGTAGCACGCTCAAGACCCGAAGCGGAGTGATCTAGCCATGGGCAGGTTGAAGCGGAGGTAAGACTTCGTGGAGGACCGAACCCACCAGGGTTGAAAACCTGGGGGATGACCTGTGGTTAGGGGTGAAAGGCCAATCAAACTCCGTGATAGCTGGTTCTCCCCGAAATGCATTTAGGTGCAGCGTCGTGTGTTTCTTGCCGGAGGTAGAGCACTGGATAGGCGATGGGCCCTACCGGGTTACTGACCTTAGCCAAACTCCGAATGCCGGTAAGTGAGAGCACGGCAGTGAGACTGTGGGGGATAAGCTCCATGGTCGAGAGGGAAACAGCCCAGAGCATCGACTAAGGCCCCTAAGCGTACGCTAAGTGGGAAAGGATGTGGAGTCGCAGAGACAACCAGGAGGTTGGCTTAGAAGCAGCCACCCTTGAAAGAGTGCGTAATAGCTCACTGGTCAAGTGATTCCGCGCCGACAATGTAGCGGGGCTCAAGCGTACCGCCGAAGTCGTGTCATTGCAGCATGAGGGCCAACGCCCGCTGTGATGGGTAGGGGAGCGTCGTGTGCCGGGTGAAGCAGCCGCGGAAGCGAGTTGTGGACGGTTCACGAGTGAGAATGCAGGCATGAGTAGCGATACACACGTGAGAAACGTGTGCGCCGATTGACTAAGGGTTCCTGGGTCAAGCTGATCTGCCCAGGGTAAGTCGGGACCTAAGGCGAGGCCGACAGGCGTAGTCGATGGACAACCGGTTGATATTCCGGTACCCGCTTTGAAACGCCCAATATCGAGCCCATTAATGCTAAGCCCGTGAAGCCGTTCCGGACCCTTCGGGGAATGGAAAGTGGTGGAGCCGGCGAACCAAGGTGGTAGTAGGTAAGCGATGGGGTGACGCAGGAAGGTAGTCCAGCCCGGGCGGTGGTTGTCCCGGGGTAAGGGTGTAGGCCGTGTGGTAGGCAAATCCGTCACACGTTAAGGCTGAGACCTGATGCCGAGCCGATTGTGGTGAAGTGGATGATCCTATGCTGTCGAGAAAAGCCTCTAGCGAGTTTCATGGCGGCCCGTACCCTAAACCGACTCAGGTGGTCAGGTAGAGAATACCGAGGCGTTCGGGTGAACTATGGTTAAGGAACTCGGCAAAATGCCCCCGTAACTTCGGGAGAAGGGGGGCCACACCTGGTGATCGGATTTACTCCGTGAGCTGGGGGTGGCCGCAGAGACCAGCGAGAAGCGACTGTTTACTAAAAACACAGGTCCGTGCGAAGCCGTAAGGCGATGTATACGGACTGACGCCTGCCCGGTGCTGGAACGTTAAGGGGACCGGTTAGTGACCTTTCGGGGTTGCGAAGCTGAGAACTTAAGCGCCAGTAAACGGCGGTGGTAACTATAACCATCCTAAGGTAGCGAAATTCCTTGTCGGGTAAGTTCCGACCTGCACGAATGGCGTAACGACTTCTCGACTGTCTCAACCATAGGCCCGGTGAAATTGCACTACGAGTAAAGATGCTCGTTTCGCGCAGAAGGACGGAAAGACCCCGGGACCTTTACTACAGTTTGATATTGGTGTTCGGTTCGGCTTGTGTAGGATAGGTGGGAGACTGTGAAGCGGCCACGCCAGTGGTTGTGGAGTCGTCGTTGAAATACCACTCTGGTCGTGCTGGATGTCTAACCTCGGTCCGTGATCCGGATCAGGGACAGTGTCTGATGGGTAGTTTAACTGGGGCGGTTGCCTCCCAAAGGGTAACGGAGGCGCCCAAAGGTTCCCTCAGCCTGGTTGGCAATCAGGTGTTGAGTGTAAGTGCACAAGGGAGCTTGACTGTGAGACCGACGGGTCGAGCAGGGACGAAAGTCGGGACTAGTGATCCGGCGGTGGCTTGTGGAAGCGCCGTCGCTCAACGGATAAAAGGTACCCCGGGGATAACAGGCTGATCTTCCCCAAGAGTCCATATCGACGGGATGGTTTGGCACCTCGATGTCGGCTCGTCGCATCCTGGGGCTGGAGTCGGTCCCAAGGGTTGGGCTGTTCGCCCATTAAAGCGGTACGCGAGCTGGGTTTAGAACGTCGTGAGACAGTTCGGTCCCTATCCTCTGTGCGCGCAGGAATATTGAGAAGGGCTGTCCCTAGTACGAGAGGACCGGGACGGACGAACCTCTGGTGTGCCAGTTGTTCTGCCAAGGGCATGGCTGGTTGGCTACGTTCGGGAGGGATAACCGCTGAAAGCATCTAAGCGGGAAGCCTGCTTCGAGATGAGTATTCCCACCTCCTTGAGAGGGTAAGGCTCCCAGTAGACGACTGGGTTGATAGGCCGGATGTGGAAGCCCAGTAATGGGTGGAGCTGACCGGTACTAATAGGCCGAGGGCTTGTCCTCAGTTGCTCGCGTCCACTGTGTTAGTTCTGAAGTAACGAACTCCCTATACCGGTTGAGTTCAACTTCATAGTGTTTCGGTGGTCATAGCGTTAGGGAAACGCCCGGTTACATTCCGAACCCGGAAGCTAAGCCTTTCAGCGCCGATGGTACTGCAGGGGGGACCCTGTGGGAGAGTAGGACGCCGCCGAACAACCCGCCCTTTTAGCTCAGTCGGTAGAGCGTCTCCATGGTAAGGAGAAGGTCAACGGTTCGATTCCGTTAAAGGGCTCAGAGAAAAGGCCCCCGCCACCAGGCGGGGGCCTTTTTGCGTTTCAGGACCTGCACAAAGCCGGCCCCCGAAGGGGCCGGCTCGGCTTCTTCCCGTCCTCAGGGCCGGTGCGGCTCCGGGATGCGCAGGGCCAGGATCGCCATGTCGTCGGAGGCCGGCTCCTGGGCGAAGCGCTCGACCGCCCGCAGCACGCGCGAGGTGATCGCGCCGGCCGTCAGGCCCGTACACGACCTGAGGACCTCGGTGAGGCCGTCGTCGCCCAACATCCTCGTGCCCTCGCGGCGTTCGGTGACGCCGTCCGTGACGCACAGCAGGACGTCGCCCGGGTCGAGGGTGACGGTCTGCTCGTACAGCTCCAGGTCGTCGATGACACCGAGCAGGGGCTGTGGGTCGGCGGCCGGGCGGACCGTGCCGTCCTGGCTGAGGCGGAGCGGCAGCGGGTGGCCGGCGCAGACGACCTTCAGGACCGCCGAGCCGTCGTCCTGCGGGCGCAGCTCGCCGTACAGCAGGGTGAGGAAGCGGCTGCGGGCGCCCTCGTCGAGGATGGCCGCGTTGAGGCGCTCCAGGACCGCCGGTCCGCCGAAGCCCTCGCGGGCGAGGAGGCGCAGGGCGTGCCGGGCGAGGCCGGTGACGGCGGCCGCTTCCGGGCCCGTACCGCAGACGTCGCCGATGGCGAAGCCGTACGAGCCGTCGCGGATGGGGAAGAGGTCGTAGAAGTCGCCGCCGACCTCGTTGCCCTCGCCGGCGGCGCGGTAGATGACGTCGACCTCGACGCCGGGGACGTCGGGCAGGCCGGGCGGCAGCAGGCTGCGCTGCAGGGAGCGGCTGATGGCCATGCGCTCGGAGTAGAGGCGGGCGTTGTCGAGGGCCAGGGCGGCTCGGCGGGAGAGGTCCTCGGCGAGCTCCAGGATCTCCTGGCGGAAGTGGTCGTCGGTGGGCTTGCCCAGGGTGAGCATGCCGATGACGCGGTTGCGGGCGACGAGCGGGAGGACGACGGTCTCGCCGCCGACGGCCGCCGCGGTCGCCAGGACCGTGTTGATGCCGGAGGACACCGGGCTGCCGGGGCCGCCGAGTTCGCGCATGGAGGCGCTGAGCGCGGCGCGGTGGGCGGCCTCGCCCGGGGCGGTCCAGACGCGGGCGCCGGGCGTGGGCACCGGGTCGGGCGGCGAGATCGAGACGAGCAGGGCCTTCAGACCGTCGATCAGGTCCTCGTCCTCGTGCAGGACATAGGAGAGGTACGGGTCGGAGGCCTGGTCGGCGATCGTGTAGACGGCGCACCAGGTGGCGAGGGTGGGGACCGTCATCTGGGCCATCAGGGCCAGGGTCTGGTCGCGGTCGAGGGTGCCGGCCAGGAGGTCGGAGGCCTCGACGAGGAAGCTGAGGGAGCCGCGGCGGAGCCGTTCGAGTTCGCCGAGGCGGGCGGACTCGACGGCGAGGGCGATGCGGTCGGCGGCGAACTGGAGGCGCAGGGCCTCCTCGTTGGAGTAGCGGTTGGCGCTCTCGGCGGCGACGCCGAGGGAGCCGGTGAGGCGGCCCTCGACCTTGAGCGGGACCGTGACGACCGAGCGCATGCCGGTGCCTTCGAGGAGCGGTACGGCGCCGGGGACGGCGGCCAGGTCCTCGTGGACGGCGGGCATGCGGGCGGAGCCGTAGCGACTGGCGCCGGTCTCGACGGGGACGCGGGCGAAGCGCTGGCGGGCGGAGGGCAGGCCCGTGGTGGCCCGTACCTCGAGTTCGGTCTCGTCGTCGGTGGCGAGGAGCAGGAAGGCGGAGTCGCCGTCGAGCATGTCGCGGGCGCGTTCCACGGTGCGCTGCAGGAGTCCGTCGAGGTCGTCGGGGGCGGGGGAGCCGATGAAGACCTCGAAGGGGTCGGCGGCGGTGCCGCGGCTCTCGGCGCCGGTCTCGGCGGCGGGGCGCTGCGGGGTCTGCAGGACCGCGCGCTCGTGCTCGCGGACCAGGAGGCAGACGGTGGAGGGTTCGCCCTGGGCGTCGCGGACCCGCAGGTGCGAGGCGTAGACGGGGATGACGCGGCCGTCGGCGCAGCGGATGCCGTAGCTGCCCTCCCAGCGGGAGAGGCGGAGGGCCTCGGCGAGGCCGGTGCCGATGCCGGGGGTGTGGGGCCAGGCGG from Streptomyces fradiae includes:
- a CDS encoding SpoIIE family protein phosphatase, with translation MAEPGVETRTRSSVITARAAASFEPMGRSVATARAFVRDTLQGWGHNEIVDDAVVLTSELVTNAVVHAGTAADVLCLRGDDGVRIEVADRYPEREIPLQQPRTMSSPDRENGRGLLLCAALATRWGVDYSPTRKHVWFHLDLPDRPVGTRSAGPVLPDPLLPVTDSRVRVAVVQIDATGAISAWNEDAEELFGYGSEQVTGKPLGDLAAWPHTPGIGTGLAEALRLSRWEGSYGIRCADGRVIPVYASHLRVRDAQGEPSTVCLLVREHERAVLQTPQRPAAETGAESRGTAADPFEVFIGSPAPDDLDGLLQRTVERARDMLDGDSAFLLLATDDETELEVRATTGLPSARQRFARVPVETGASRYGSARMPAVHEDLAAVPGAVPLLEGTGMRSVVTVPLKVEGRLTGSLGVAAESANRYSNEEALRLQFAADRIALAVESARLGELERLRRGSLSFLVEASDLLAGTLDRDQTLALMAQMTVPTLATWCAVYTIADQASDPYLSYVLHEDEDLIDGLKALLVSISPPDPVPTPGARVWTAPGEAAHRAALSASMRELGGPGSPVSSGINTVLATAAAVGGETVVLPLVARNRVIGMLTLGKPTDDHFRQEILELAEDLSRRAALALDNARLYSERMAISRSLQRSLLPPGLPDVPGVEVDVIYRAAGEGNEVGGDFYDLFPIRDGSYGFAIGDVCGTGPEAAAVTGLARHALRLLAREGFGGPAVLERLNAAILDEGARSRFLTLLYGELRPQDDGSAVLKVVCAGHPLPLRLSQDGTVRPAADPQPLLGVIDDLELYEQTVTLDPGDVLLCVTDGVTERREGTRMLGDDGLTEVLRSCTGLTAGAITSRVLRAVERFAQEPASDDMAILALRIPEPHRP